AATGGCTTCTCTACTAAACTTTGCATCTTTACACGCTGTCCTCGTGTCCCAGATCCAGTCGGCTTCCTTCTTTGACATGTCCCATCTCTCAAGAGATCTTGCCACATCTCTTTGGTACTGTGCGCCCGTCCCACTTGCCACGTACACTGAGCTATCCATTGAGCCAGTGACGCACCAACGCCTAGGAGAGTTAAACGGAGGCCCAAAGCTCCACTTGCTGGAAAGAGGGTTGAATACTAGTGGATGGTTAAGTGCTGGGAGAAAATTGTGAGTGTTGGCAGCTATGAGAAGTAGATGGCCTGATGCCGCGATAGATTGGACTGGAAGGATCCTTGATATGTAAGAAGGATGCCGGCTTAGCATGCAGAGAGGTGCACCAGAAGTGGGAGGGCTTGGAAGGGATCTCCACTTCCATGCAACGGGGTCGAAGCAGAAGAAACTAGCCGAATGGAATTGGCATGCAGAGTCCGGTGCAGGGGAGGTTGGTGCTAGAAGAGCGTAAAGAGAATAGAATGGAGAGAAGTTGGGAGAATAGATGAAGCGGCGCCATGAAATGCAGACTCGGTAAAGGAGGGAAGGTGGGAGATTTGCAAGACAAAGGGAGGCTAGATGGTTTGGCAGGCCGGGGAGTAGGACAGGCTCGGTTTGCAAGTCGTTCCCATCGAGGGTGATGTCTTTGTTTTTGCACTGTTTCTTTGCAGCTTCCATGGAGGCTGTTGCTGGTCTTGTGGGAAAGCTTGTATAAGAATGATTGATGAGGATAAAAGGTAATCAACTTTACTTGCCTTTTAAGCATTGTCTTTGGACCAGTTTATGTGCCAAAGTGGAGTAGGTTTTGCATGAACTAATGCAACCATCATTTTTGGCTAATAAATATTGCAAAAGTATAGAGGACAAATGTTAACCTTCAACTGATACAAACAAATGTCTGTCGATTTGCTTGTTATGATGAGGAAAGtaggttttattttaatttttcttgttttcctCTGTTTTAGACTTTTAGTTTAAGTTCTCATTCATGTAGTGGGATATAGTATAATATGATATGAATTGTGAATTAGAGAATTTTATCTAACAATATGTCACTCTCTTATTTATCTAACGTGTCACGTGTGTTGGAAAAGGAATATTTGTCTCATTTTTGAGGATATTTCGGTGGATATTTGAGTAAATTCAATAGATAAAAGATTGGAAAAAATTGTCAGTGTTACTAACATTTCATAGAAATTATTGGATTAAATTCTTAACTATTTAGTGTGTACTATTAAATATGTAaagtgttttaaaaaatatttataaaatacctaaaatattaccattgtattataaatatattctcATTAATATATGTGCaaattcattattattattCCGATTGGCAAAAAATTTTTATGAAGCATTTTATTCCCATAAATGATATatactaaataaaaattaatactagatGTTTGGTTGGTTTATATaaagaaatattaaataatattctaaagtTGGATTTGTTTTATCCTTTCTGTCGTTTTCTCTTTTCAACATACAATTAACGAATTTCTACTCTTGATTCGttctattttgatattttataaatcTTAAATCAGTGGATTAGTTTTTTACCTATATCAATTGAAAGATTGCATTACGAATCTCAACCTCCAACTAAAAAGGGATAAAAAAAAACCTATAAACCATACACTAGTTCtgttatattacttcatttgtcTTCTAAAAACAGAGACATTGATCTCATTTCGTATTCAGGGGCGATTCCGAGATTCGGAAATGGAAGGGGTGGCAGACAAGGTATTTTTTTAGTGTTCGGGGTGACGTCGG
This genomic interval from Salvia splendens isolate huo1 chromosome 13, SspV2, whole genome shotgun sequence contains the following:
- the LOC121761233 gene encoding F-box/kelch-repeat protein SKIP25-like; this encodes MEAAKKQCKNKDITLDGNDLQTEPVLLPGLPNHLASLCLANLPPSLLYRVCISWRRFIYSPNFSPFYSLYALLAPTSPAPDSACQFHSASFFCFDPVAWKWRSLPSPPTSGAPLCMLSRHPSYISRILPVQSIAASGHLLLIAANTHNFLPALNHPLVFNPLSSKWSFGPPFNSPRRWCVTGSMDSSVYVASGTGAQYQRDVARSLERWDMSKKEADWIWDTRTACKDAKFSREAIEAIGYRGKLCMVNIKGRALKEGTVYNISMNKWEQMPRGMLGGWTGPATTGDQVMYVVDQETGSLSMYDPDNDCWEEFVGPSNHLKGAQHISAGRGKVCAVSADGAKIFVVDVSASVIARPPNFWTLEPPEGMEVIAVHILPRMSIHQSSC